In Natronococcus sp. AD-5, the genomic window CAGCCCTCAACTACCGGTACGATGCCGTCGAGACGGAGTTGACCTTCGAGATAGACGACGAGACCGAGGAGATCCCGCTCAAGTTCGATCCTCGCGAATCGAAGTACGTCTTCACCGAGGAGGAACTCGGCGTGGGACGCTACGAGTGGACGGCCACCCTCGGCGAGGAGACCGAAACCGGCCGTATCCGGATCGTTCCCGAAGACGCGGACGAGTGCTAATCACGATCTGATAGCCCGCTACTCGGCTGGTTCAAGGACGATCGCGCGAAATACATCGTGAGGCGGCTCACTCGAGTACGTCCGCAGTGGACTCGGGCGCGTCGCTCTCGACGACCGCCCGCCCGGGGAGTTTGGGGTTCGGTTCCCGACCCAGCGTGAGAAGTCGCTCGGTCAGGGTGAGTTCCTCCGCGGTCGGACTCGGTTTCTCGATTTCCTCGTACTCGACGACGACGCCCTCGTCGCCGGACGCGATGCGAACGACGCACAGCTGGTACGACGGGTAAAAGACCGGCGGGAGGTGTCCGGCGACGACGTCCCGGCGGTGGAGCCGCTTCAGCCAGGTCCCGGTGTTGACGAGCAGCCTTCCGTCGACGTCCACCATCGACGGCCGGTGCGTGTGGCCGTAGCAGAAGATCGCCGTCTCCGGACGGTCGGCGAAGACCTCGCGGGCGGCCTCCCGGTACGGCTGCTCCGGATCGACCGTGAGATCGGTTTCGACGACGCCGAACCGATCGATCGTCTTCCTGAGGTCCCTGACGAAGAGAAACAGGGGGATGCCCACGAGCAACAGCAGTCCGGCGACCGCCGTGTTGATCACGAGAAGCAGGTGGACGGCCGCGCCGGCCAGGCCGAACCGAGCGAGGAACGCGTCGGCCGCGTCGACCGGCATCGTCCAGACGCCGGCCAAGTCGAGTCCCGCGAAAACCGCGAGGACGACGCTGACGTTGAACAGAAACAGGAACGGGACCGTGGCGTACCGCAGCAGAGGGTTCATCTCGCGGTAGAAGTACTTCGAAGCGAGCCAGTTCGGCATCCGCTCGGTGGGGGTCACCGCTTGGACGTCCTTCAACCAGTTGTACCGCCCCCGATCGGAGAGCCGCCCGGCTCGACTCGTCACGTGCGTATTGTAAAAGTAGCCCAGCGGCGTCGCGTGCGGGTTGCCGAAGTCTTCGATCCGATTGTTGGGATCCTGCTGGTGTCCGTGCTCGAAGTGAATCGTTCGATCGCCGACCGGCCGGGTGATCGACTCCGCCAGGACGAGATCGACGTTGTACGCGTCGAGGCGCTCGACGTACTCGTCGTAGGCGGCGAGTTCGTGGTCGTGATTGCCGGGGAGCAGCGTGATCGGAACGGATTCGCCGGTCGCGCGAAGCTGTTCGAACAGCGACGGATACGTCTCCGCCAGCTCGTCGAACTTCTCCACCCCCTCGAGCTCGGTGAACTCCCAGAGTCCGAACATGTCGCCGTTGATGATCAGCTCCGCCTCCTCGTCGGTCGCCTCCAGTCGCTCGAGGAACCCGAGCAACTCTTCCAAGAAGTCGACCTTCTCGAGTTGTTCGTCGCCGCCGATGTGGAGATCGCTGATCACGTAGTAGACCGGTTCGTCGGCGTCCTCGCTCATCTACTCGGACGTCCACCCGACGAGTAAATGCGTTTCCGGCAGTTTTCACGATTGTCGTCTCGACCTACCGGTTCGGAACGGCCTATCCGATCACATCTACTAACTAACCACGGACTAGTGTGTGCTCTTATTAAGTCGAAGGCGTAAAGTAATAATATGCCGTACGACGGCTGTATGTTCGAGTGCGCCATCGTCGGCGGCGGCATCCACGGCACCTACCTCGTCCAGCGCCTGCTCGAGGACACCGACCTCCGACGCGAGGACGTCCGGCTTGTCGATCCGAACGAACGCCTGCTGGCCTCGTTCCGGCGCAAGGCGCGGGCCTGCGAGATGGAGGCGATGCGATCGACGTTCGTTCACCACGTCGGCACCGAGCCGTTCGGGCTCGAGAGCTTCGCCGAGGCTCGCGACCGGGAGGACGAACTCCTGCCGACGCCGGGCTACCCGCGACGGCCGTCGCTGTCGCTCTTCCTCGACTACGCCGAGTACGTGATCGACGGCCGCGACCTCGAGTCGCTGCACCGACGAGCGGCGGTCGAGACGATCGAGGAGTGCGGAGACGGAGGCGACGGGATCGTCCTCGAGACGACCGACGGATCGATCCGCGCCCGATCCTGCGTGCTGGCGATCGGCCGCGGCGGCCGCTACCGAACCCCCGACTGGGCCGACGGAATCGACGCGATCACCCACGTCTGGGACGGGTTCGATCCCGACGCGAGCGCCGGCGAGACGGTCGTCGTCGGCGGCGGCGTCACCGCCGCCCGGCTGGCGACCTGTCTCGCCGACCGGGAGTCGGTGACCCTGCTCTCGAGACGCGGACTCGAGGTGGCGGCCATCGAGGCCGATCCCCGCTGGATCAACTGGAATCACGTCGAGCGCCGCCTCCACCGCCACCCGCCGGGCTCTCGAGCGCGGGCCGAAACCGTCCGCGAGGCGCGCAACGACGCCACGATCCCGCCGACGCTGTTCGATCGGCTCGGGGAGGCGGTTGAGGACGGCGGACTGACGATCCGCACCGACGAGGTTCGATTCGCCCACCCGATCGACGACCGCGTGCGGCTCCTACCGGCCGATGGCGGTTGTCTCTCCGCCGATCGCGTCGCGCTCGCGACCGGCTTCGCGCCCGTCTTCTCCCACCCGTTCGTCGACCGCGTCGCGGGCGAACTCGGCCTCGAGTGGGGTTACCGGGGAATGCCGGTGCTCGACGACGAGACGCTGGCGTGGCGTCGAACCGACGGCGGGCGATCGTCGGTGTTCGTCACCGGCGCGCTGGCGGCCGGGACCGTCGGTCCCTTCGCGGGGAACGTCGCCGGCGCGCGGCGGGCCGCCGATCGGATGGCGGCGCCGATCGCCGCCGGCGAGACGCTGCTGCCGGCCGACTGACGGCGTAATCGGTCGCTCGAGTCGCCGACTCGGCACCCGAACGGTGTCGCGAAATCCCGTTCTTCAGCCGCTGTCTCGGTCGAATCGGCTGTTACGTAGAAACGCGGACGTACCGCCGAACGTCCGATCGAGCAAGGGTCGTTAGTAGCGCCGCGCCAAATACAAATCGGTACTGGCAGTTCGAATCCGGTCAATTTTCATTTCGTCGGCCAAACAATATTAAGCCGCTCGTTATCGTGCGACACATCGCATCACCTCCCGTATTCGCTCGCGCGAATCGGCGAAATGGGGGTGTACAGAACCGGAGCGAAAAATGCCAACGTACATCAGCCTCATCGAATGGACACGAGACGGAATCGAGAACGTCACGGACAGCCCCGATCGACTCGACGACGCAAAGGAACTCGCCGAGTCGTTCGACGGTGAACTCACCGACTTCTATCTCACGTTCGGAGAGTACGACCTCGTCTCAGTCGGCGAATTCCCTGACGACGAGTCGTACGCTCAGTTCGTGCTTACGGTAGCGAGCAAGGGCGCCGTGAGCACTACGACGCTCAAAGCCTTTCCCGAAGACGAGTACCGAGAAATCATCGCAGGAATTTCCGGGTAGAGGCGAGCCCGCGTCGTACGCTCATTTACGGACCGCTATCTTTTACGCGGTCCAAATCCACGCGGCAGCGCGTTTCGACCGAGCCGCCCGACGGACAGTCCGTGCCGTTTTGTTCACGCCCATCGCATCCTGATTTACAAGCGAAATCGGATCCCCGGAACTGGACGGTCGACGCTCGAGCGGGAATGACCCTTCCGCTCTCGACACCAGACACCGCGAGGCGTATCAATGCGATCGCACCGACGGGAACCGGAACGTCCCCGTATACGACGATCTCCGCCGGGTGACGACGCCGAACTCCGACAATCGATCGACGAGATTCCCGACGACCAGACGGTCGTCGCGGTCTGTAAGGCGGGGATCGTCGCTCGAAAGGCGACGTCGGTGCTCGAGAAGAACGACTACGACTCGCGGAGATATCCACGAACGTGGATTACGAACGAAAGGCGAAAGCGTTTTTGAGCACGGATACGGGGTTTCGGGTAATGACGGCCTACACCGCGACGGTGACGGTTCGACTCAAACGCGGCGTCCTCGACCCCGAAGCGGAGACGACGAAGCGGGCCTTAGAGCGCCTGGACTTCGAACTCGAGGCGCTGCGCTCGGCCGACCGCTTCGAGATCGACCTCGACGCCGCGTCCGCCGACGCCGCCCGCGAGCGCGCGGACGAGATGGCGGAGCGACTGCTCGCGAACCCGACCATCCACGACTACGACGTGGAGGTCGACGAACGGTAGATGACGGTCTCTCACACACCGATCGAAACCGTCGGTCGCAACGCCAGGGGGTGGCGACCGTGACGGTCTCGATTGTTCGCTTCGGCGGCTCGAACTGCGACCGCGACGCCGCGCGCGCCCTCGAGCACCTCGGCATCGACGCCGAGATCGTCTGGCACGAGGACGGCCTCCCGGCGGAGACGACGGGCATCGTGCTGCCGGGCGGCTTCTCCTACGGCGACTACCTGCGCGCCGGCGCGATGGCCGCGCGCTCGCCCATCGTGGCCGAGGTACGCGAGGCCGCCGCCGACGGGACGCCGGTTCTCGGCGTCTGCAACGGCGCCCAGATCGGCTGCGAGTCGGGGCTCACCGAGGGCGCGTTCACGACGAACGAGAGCGCCCGGTTCCAGTGCGAGCGGGTCTCCCTGCGCGTCGAGCGCGCCGACACGCCCTGGACGGCCGCCTACGACGAGGGCGAGGTCATCGAGGTGCCGATCGCCCACGGGGAGGGCCGCTACGAGATCGACGACGATCGGCTGGCCGAACTCGAGGCCGAGAACCGCGTCCTGTTCCGGTACTGCGACGAGTCCGGCGAAACGGGGCCGGACGTGAATCCGAACGGCTCCAAGCACAACGTCGCCGGCGTGCTCGGCGAGCGAGACACCGTCGCGGTGCTGATGCCCCACCCCGAACGCGCCGCGTTGCCGGACGTCGGACCGACGGACGGCCAGGGGATCCTCCGCGGCTTCGAGTCTGTCGAGGACGGCGTCTGAACAGCCGGTACCTTTATTTTCCAACCACCGCGATTCTTTGCAGAAACCGGGCGAACCGTCGTTCGCGTCAAGCCGACGCGGCACGAAGTCGAGTAGCCGTTTCGAATCGGTTCGCCGACGCTATCGGATTTCCACGGAGCACTGGGTTATGAGCACGGAACCTCGCGTTATCTACGCCGATTCCGACGCGCCCGCTGGCGTCGAGCGCGCCCTCGGCGACGTCGGGATCCCGGTCGACGTCGTCGGGACGGCCGCCGACTGTCTACGGCGACTCTCGAGTACGGACTGTCTCGTGACGGCGGGCGTGCTGCCGGACGCGACCTGCGTCGAACTCTGTTTACAGGTTCGAAACCGTCGACCGGACGTTCCGATCGTCGTGTTTCCGGCGACCGGAAGCGAGGCGCTCGCCGGGGCGGTGGTCGCCGCCGGCGCCGACGGCTATGTCCCCCGCTCCCAGGGAATCGAGACGCTCTCGAGACGCGTTTCCGGGCTGCTTTCCGCCGACGATTCGGCGCGCGAAACGGCCGATCCGGTCCGGGAGAATCCGTCCAAACGGCTCGAGTTGCTCGTCGAACAGTCGCCGTTGGCGATCATCGAGTGGAACCTCGAGTTCGAGGCGATCGGCTGGAATCCGGCGGCGTCGGAGCTGTTCGGGTACGCGCCGCAGGAAGCGCTCGGTCGCCCCGCTCTCGAACTGATCGTCGCCGACTCGGACCGGGCGGACGCGGCCGACCACTTTCGGTCCCTGGCCGACGCCGGCGTTCCCGAAGGGCCGTCGCGGAACGTCAACCGCAACGTCCGCAGGGACGGTTCCGTGATCACGTGCGAGTGGTTCGACGTGCCGCTGGTCGACGACGGCGGGGAGGTGGTCAGCGTGCTCTCGTTCGGGCAGGACGTCTCCGACGAACTCGGGCGTGCAAACGCGCTCGAGGCGCTCCAGGAGACGACCCAGGAACTCATGCGAGCCGCGTCGGTCGCCGAGATCGCCGAGATCGTCGTCGACGCGACCGAGACCGTGATCGACCGCTCGCTGGCCGGGATCCGATTCTACGACGACGAGACGGAGCGACTCGAACTCGCCGCGACGACGACCCGGCTCGAGCGCACCACCGGAGCGCTTCCGCCGGTCGGACCCGGCGACGGGATCCTCTGGGACGCCTACGAGCGCCGGGAACCGACCGTCGTCGACGTCGCCTCGACGGAACTGGTGCCCTACGAGATCGACGTCCCGATCGAGAACGCGATCTTCCACCCGCTCGGGAACCACGGGCTGCTGTCGATCGGCTCGACGGGGCAGCACGAGCTCGACGCCGCCGACGTCCATCTCGTCCACGCGCTCGCCGCGACGACGGAAGCGGCGCTCGACCGGGCGACGCGCGAACGCGAACTCGAGCGCGCGAAGACGATCCTCGAGGCGGTCGGCGACGGCATCTACGTCCTGGACCGCGACGGCCGCTTCGTCACGGTCAACGACACCATGGCGGAGGTGACCGGCTACGACCGGGACGAACTCGTCGGGAAACACGCCTCGACGGTTCTCACCGAGGAGAGCCTCGAGCGAGGCCGTAGACGGGTTCGAACGCTCGTTTCGGCCGACGAGTGCTTCGTCACGACGGCCGAAGTGACGATCGTCACGCGGACGGGAGAGCGGATCCCGAGCGAGGTCAACACGACGCTTCTGTGCGCGGACGACGAACTCGAGGGAACCGTCGGAATCGTCCGCGACATCAGCGACCGCAAGCGGATGGAGCGCGAACTCGTCGACCGGCGGGCGAAGATCGAGAGCCTCCACGAGATCGCGTCGCTGCTCGACGACTGCGAACGCCCCGACGAGATCTACGAACTGACGGTCGCGGCGGCGGAGGACGTTCTCAACTTCGACGTCTGCGTCGTCGATCGCGCGGTCGGTGAGTACCTCGAAAAAGCGGCGCTATCCTCGCACATCGACGACGCGGACTTCGTCGAACGGTTCCACGTCGAAGAGGGAATCGCCGGAAAGACCTATCGAAATCAACGAACCTACCGGTTCGACGAGGCCGAACAGTCCGACGAGGGGGTCAACGACACCGACACGTACGAGTCCCTCCTCAGCGTCCCGATCGGCGAGCACGGCGTCTTTCAGGCGGCGTCGACGAAACGGGACGTGTTCGACCGTGACGACGAGGAGCTGACCGAGCTGCTGCTCTCTCACGTCTCGGATCGACTCGACCAGTTGACGTCGGAAGCGGAACTCAAAGACGAACGCGACCGGTTCGTCGCGCTGTTCGAGAACGTCCCGGACGCGGTCGTCAGCGTGCGCTACCGCGGCGCCGAACCGATCGTCGAAGCGGTCAACGCCGCGTTCGAGCGCATCTTCGGCTACGACGAATCCGAGCTCGTCGACGAACCGCTGGACGAGTACCTCGTTCCGTCCGACAGAACCGCCGAGGCGACGGCGATCAACCGCCGCGTCCACGAGGGTGAAATCATCGAAGCCGAAATCAGGCGCCGGACCGTCGACGGTCTTCGCGATTTCATGATCCGACTCGTCCCGATCGAAGTCGGCGAGTCCACGAGTCGCGCGTTCGGACTCTACACCGACATCACCGAACAGAAACAGCGCCAGAAACGCGTCGAGATCCTCAATCGCGTGTTGCGCCACGACCTGCGCAACGGGATGAACATCGTCGACGGCTGCGCCGAGATGCTCGGCGAAGCCGTCGGCGACGAGCACGCCGAATACGCGACGGCGATCCAGGACCGGGCCGCCGAACTCATCGACCTCGCGGAAAAGACACGCGCCGTCGAACACATCCTCGAGCGAACGCCCAGCGGCGCGGGACCGATCGACGTCTCCGCGGTGGTCGAACGAACGCTCTCCCAATTCGAGCGCGAGTATCCGAGCACCGAAATCGAACGCTCCGTTCCGGACGGCGTCTTCGCGCGCGCCGACGAGTACCTCGAGATGGCGCTCGCTCAACTGCTCGAGAACGCGGTCGAACACCACGACGGACCCGTCCCGACGATCGAGGTGACGCTTCGCGACCGGGTGGACGACGGGATGGTCGTCCTGTCGGTCGCCGACGACGGGCCCGGCGTCCCCGACGAAGAACGAGAACTGCTCGAAGAGGAACGCGAGATCACCCAGCTCCGCCACGCCAGCGGACTCGGTCTCTGGCTGGTCGACTGGGTCGTCACGCAGTCAGGCGGCCAGCTCGCGTTTTCGAACAACGAGCCGCGCGGCACCGTCGTCACGCTCGAGGTGCCGCGAGCCGACTCAGGCGCGGTCGCGTCCGAATCCGACTGATCGATCGCGTCGCGACTGTGGTCTCGAGGGACCGTCTTAGCCGCTACCGGGTCAGCGGCTGGTTGAAACCCCGTTCGCGCTCCACGACGGTCTCCCAGGTCAGTTCGCACTCGCAGGAGACCTGCTCGAAGACCGACGGATCCTGCCGGAGGTCGAAGTCCTTGATCGCCTTCTGAACGAGGTCGTCGCACTCCTGGCAGTTGTGCGGCCCGCGATCGGAGCCGTGGCCCACCGGGTCCGAGACGACGATGGCGTCGACGTCCGCGGTCTCGCGGAGGACGTGTGCGACGGACCAGAGCCACGGCGGCCGGTAGCCGTCGTTGAAGTAGAGTTCGTCGACCATCGTGTAGCGCTGGACGTTACAGGGGTTCATCGAGACGGTGTGACAGCCCTCGACGTCGGCGCAGCGCTCGATCGAGGAGATCATGTCCTCGACGGCCTCTGATTCCGTGAGGAACGGCGGCTTCATCAGGA contains:
- a CDS encoding metallophosphoesterase, encoding MSEDADEPVYYVISDLHIGGDEQLEKVDFLEELLGFLERLEATDEEAELIINGDMFGLWEFTELEGVEKFDELAETYPSLFEQLRATGESVPITLLPGNHDHELAAYDEYVERLDAYNVDLVLAESITRPVGDRTIHFEHGHQQDPNNRIEDFGNPHATPLGYFYNTHVTSRAGRLSDRGRYNWLKDVQAVTPTERMPNWLASKYFYREMNPLLRYATVPFLFLFNVSVVLAVFAGLDLAGVWTMPVDAADAFLARFGLAGAAVHLLLVINTAVAGLLLLVGIPLFLFVRDLRKTIDRFGVVETDLTVDPEQPYREAAREVFADRPETAIFCYGHTHRPSMVDVDGRLLVNTGTWLKRLHRRDVVAGHLPPVFYPSYQLCVVRIASGDEGVVVEYEEIEKPSPTAEELTLTERLLTLGREPNPKLPGRAVVESDAPESTADVLE
- the purQ gene encoding phosphoribosylformylglycinamidine synthase I; the encoded protein is MTVSIVRFGGSNCDRDAARALEHLGIDAEIVWHEDGLPAETTGIVLPGGFSYGDYLRAGAMAARSPIVAEVREAAADGTPVLGVCNGAQIGCESGLTEGAFTTNESARFQCERVSLRVERADTPWTAAYDEGEVIEVPIAHGEGRYEIDDDRLAELEAENRVLFRYCDESGETGPDVNPNGSKHNVAGVLGERDTVAVLMPHPERAALPDVGPTDGQGILRGFESVEDGV
- a CDS encoding FAD/NAD(P)-binding protein: MFECAIVGGGIHGTYLVQRLLEDTDLRREDVRLVDPNERLLASFRRKARACEMEAMRSTFVHHVGTEPFGLESFAEARDREDELLPTPGYPRRPSLSLFLDYAEYVIDGRDLESLHRRAAVETIEECGDGGDGIVLETTDGSIRARSCVLAIGRGGRYRTPDWADGIDAITHVWDGFDPDASAGETVVVGGGVTAARLATCLADRESVTLLSRRGLEVAAIEADPRWINWNHVERRLHRHPPGSRARAETVREARNDATIPPTLFDRLGEAVEDGGLTIRTDEVRFAHPIDDRVRLLPADGGCLSADRVALATGFAPVFSHPFVDRVAGELGLEWGYRGMPVLDDETLAWRRTDGGRSSVFVTGALAAGTVGPFAGNVAGARRAADRMAAPIAAGETLLPAD
- a CDS encoding GYD domain-containing protein, whose protein sequence is MPTYISLIEWTRDGIENVTDSPDRLDDAKELAESFDGELTDFYLTFGEYDLVSVGEFPDDESYAQFVLTVASKGAVSTTTLKAFPEDEYREIIAGISG
- a CDS encoding PAS domain S-box protein, encoding MSTEPRVIYADSDAPAGVERALGDVGIPVDVVGTAADCLRRLSSTDCLVTAGVLPDATCVELCLQVRNRRPDVPIVVFPATGSEALAGAVVAAGADGYVPRSQGIETLSRRVSGLLSADDSARETADPVRENPSKRLELLVEQSPLAIIEWNLEFEAIGWNPAASELFGYAPQEALGRPALELIVADSDRADAADHFRSLADAGVPEGPSRNVNRNVRRDGSVITCEWFDVPLVDDGGEVVSVLSFGQDVSDELGRANALEALQETTQELMRAASVAEIAEIVVDATETVIDRSLAGIRFYDDETERLELAATTTRLERTTGALPPVGPGDGILWDAYERREPTVVDVASTELVPYEIDVPIENAIFHPLGNHGLLSIGSTGQHELDAADVHLVHALAATTEAALDRATRERELERAKTILEAVGDGIYVLDRDGRFVTVNDTMAEVTGYDRDELVGKHASTVLTEESLERGRRRVRTLVSADECFVTTAEVTIVTRTGERIPSEVNTTLLCADDELEGTVGIVRDISDRKRMERELVDRRAKIESLHEIASLLDDCERPDEIYELTVAAAEDVLNFDVCVVDRAVGEYLEKAALSSHIDDADFVERFHVEEGIAGKTYRNQRTYRFDEAEQSDEGVNDTDTYESLLSVPIGEHGVFQAASTKRDVFDRDDEELTELLLSHVSDRLDQLTSEAELKDERDRFVALFENVPDAVVSVRYRGAEPIVEAVNAAFERIFGYDESELVDEPLDEYLVPSDRTAEATAINRRVHEGEIIEAEIRRRTVDGLRDFMIRLVPIEVGESTSRAFGLYTDITEQKQRQKRVEILNRVLRHDLRNGMNIVDGCAEMLGEAVGDEHAEYATAIQDRAAELIDLAEKTRAVEHILERTPSGAGPIDVSAVVERTLSQFEREYPSTEIERSVPDGVFARADEYLEMALAQLLENAVEHHDGPVPTIEVTLRDRVDDGMVVLSVADDGPGVPDEERELLEEEREITQLRHASGLGLWLVDWVVTQSGGQLAFSNNEPRGTVVTLEVPRADSGAVASESD
- the purS gene encoding phosphoribosylformylglycinamidine synthase subunit PurS; translated protein: MTAYTATVTVRLKRGVLDPEAETTKRALERLDFELEALRSADRFEIDLDAASADAARERADEMAERLLANPTIHDYDVEVDER